A genome region from Thermococcus onnurineus NA1 includes the following:
- a CDS encoding inositol-3-phosphate synthase has translation MVRVVILGQGYVASIFASGLEKIKAGKLEPYGVPLADELPIKIKDIEIVGSYDVDASKVGKDLYEVVKAYDPEAPESLRGITVRKGIHLRSLKNLPIEAVGLEDEMSLKDAIEHLVNEWKELRAEVFINVCTTEAFVPFESREELEKAIEEDNRDRLTATQVYAYAIAQYAKEVGGAAFVNAIPTLIANDPVFVELAKDSNMVIFGDDGATGATPFTADVLSHLAQRNRYVLDIAQFNIGGNNDFLALTDKERNKSKEFTKSSIVKDLLGYDAPHYIKPTGFLEPLGDKKFIAMHIEYVSFNGAHDELVITGRINDSPALAGLLVDLARLGKIALDKKAYGTVYEVNAFYMKNPGPKEKGNIPRIIAHEKMRMWAGLEPKWL, from the coding sequence ATGGTTAGGGTTGTAATCCTCGGACAGGGCTACGTTGCCAGCATCTTTGCGAGCGGTCTTGAGAAGATAAAGGCCGGAAAGCTTGAGCCCTACGGCGTCCCCCTGGCCGACGAGCTTCCAATTAAGATAAAGGACATTGAAATAGTTGGCTCCTACGACGTCGATGCCTCTAAGGTTGGCAAGGACCTCTACGAGGTCGTCAAGGCCTACGATCCAGAGGCGCCAGAGAGCCTCAGAGGAATAACCGTGAGGAAGGGAATCCACCTGAGGAGCCTCAAGAACCTGCCGATTGAGGCCGTTGGTCTGGAGGACGAGATGAGCCTTAAGGACGCCATTGAACACCTCGTAAACGAGTGGAAGGAGCTCAGGGCTGAGGTCTTCATCAACGTCTGCACCACCGAGGCCTTCGTTCCCTTCGAGAGCAGGGAGGAGCTTGAGAAGGCCATCGAGGAAGACAACAGGGACAGGCTCACGGCAACGCAGGTCTACGCCTACGCCATTGCCCAGTACGCCAAGGAGGTCGGCGGCGCTGCCTTTGTCAACGCTATTCCGACCCTCATCGCCAACGACCCGGTCTTTGTAGAACTCGCCAAGGATAGCAACATGGTCATCTTTGGTGACGACGGTGCCACCGGTGCAACCCCATTCACCGCCGACGTACTCAGCCACCTCGCCCAGAGGAACCGCTACGTTCTCGACATAGCCCAGTTCAACATCGGTGGAAACAACGACTTCCTGGCCCTCACCGACAAGGAGAGGAACAAGAGCAAGGAGTTCACCAAGAGCTCCATCGTCAAGGATCTGCTCGGCTACGACGCGCCGCACTACATCAAGCCGACCGGCTTCCTCGAACCGCTCGGCGACAAGAAGTTCATCGCCATGCACATCGAGTACGTCAGCTTCAACGGCGCCCATGACGAGCTCGTCATAACTGGAAGGATAAACGACAGCCCTGCTCTGGCCGGCCTGCTCGTTGACCTCGCCAGGCTCGGCAAGATAGCCCTCGACAAGAAGGCCTACGGAACCGTCTACGAGGTCAACGCCTTCTACATGAAGAACCCGGGACCGAAGGAGAAGGGCAACATCCCGAGGATCATCGCCCACGAGAAGATGCGCATGTGGGCCGGTCTCGAACCCAAGTGGCTCTGA
- a CDS encoding adenylyltransferase/cytidyltransferase family protein, whose translation MEKRERKKIRVLAGGVFDLLHVGHIHFLSQAKSLGDELVVIVAHDETVRMQKRREPVNPAEDRAELLRALKMVDEVYIGSPGTIDYELVRKINPDIVAIGPDQRFSCERLKEELRKHGINSEVIRIPYLYKEDRAKTSKIIQRIVETYCE comes from the coding sequence ATGGAAAAAAGGGAGAGAAAGAAGATTAGAGTCCTCGCCGGCGGAGTCTTTGACCTCCTCCACGTTGGCCACATCCACTTTTTGAGCCAGGCAAAGAGCCTTGGAGATGAGCTGGTGGTCATAGTCGCCCACGATGAGACGGTTAGAATGCAGAAGCGCCGCGAGCCGGTGAACCCAGCTGAAGACAGAGCCGAGCTTTTGAGAGCACTCAAGATGGTGGACGAGGTATACATTGGCTCTCCAGGGACGATAGACTACGAGCTTGTCAGGAAAATAAATCCGGATATTGTTGCAATAGGGCCCGATCAGAGATTCAGCTGCGAGAGGCTGAAGGAGGAACTGAGAAAGCACGGAATAAACTCCGAGGTCATAAGGATCCCATACCTCTACAAAGAGGATAGGGCAAAGACGAGCAAAATAATTCAAAGGATAGTGGAAACATACTGTGAGTGA
- a CDS encoding RNA-guided endonuclease InsQ/TnpB family protein, with product MKRTLTLKLQPSKEQEKALFQLADLSSRAWNRVNYLRRQEYFQGKPIDFLKTQKIVYEEFKKEIGSATVQTIARKNAEAWRGFFSLLRKKRNGELPTWLKPKPPNYLKENGKRKLFIVLRNTQYRIEGNKLILMGLGKFKRLEIQFKGRIHLRGKQGRLEIIYDNAKQKWYAHVSFTVEKKLIKNEWISVPRTPKGRLTAGIDLGVNNLMAVYVENGESFLVNGKPLKSIAFYWQRRIADYQSKLSKSGAKKSRKLKRMHEKAKLQAKHYINTVVRQTVRRLYDLGVSKIVVGYPKGIARNSEKRRKQNFLLSHVWRFNYVIKRLKEVAEEYGILVEVVDEAFTSKTCPVCGKPHKGARFVRGLYSCPTTGLVFNADLVGAFNILKKVKTITPSLEGLRAFRVRGNGGKALPEGLKTHFLVGLNEAPQTSLSLARG from the coding sequence ATGAAGAGAACATTGACACTCAAACTCCAGCCCTCAAAAGAGCAAGAAAAGGCTCTCTTTCAGTTGGCTGACCTAAGTTCCAGAGCATGGAATAGAGTAAACTACCTTAGACGGCAGGAATACTTCCAAGGAAAACCAATAGACTTTTTGAAAACTCAGAAAATCGTTTACGAAGAGTTCAAGAAAGAAATCGGTTCTGCAACCGTCCAAACAATAGCGAGGAAAAACGCTGAAGCTTGGCGGGGCTTCTTCTCCCTCCTCAGGAAGAAGAGGAACGGAGAACTCCCCACTTGGTTAAAACCAAAACCACCAAACTACCTCAAAGAAAACGGGAAGAGAAAGCTCTTCATCGTTCTGAGAAACACTCAATACCGCATTGAAGGAAATAAGCTTATTTTAATGGGTCTCGGCAAATTCAAACGCCTCGAAATACAGTTTAAGGGGAGAATACACTTGAGGGGCAAGCAGGGAAGATTAGAAATCATCTATGATAATGCTAAGCAAAAATGGTATGCTCATGTCAGCTTCACCGTTGAGAAAAAGCTAATCAAAAACGAATGGATCAGCGTTCCAAGAACACCAAAAGGAAGACTCACAGCAGGGATTGACTTAGGAGTGAACAACTTAATGGCCGTTTATGTCGAGAACGGGGAAAGCTTCTTGGTGAATGGAAAACCACTAAAATCAATAGCCTTCTACTGGCAGAGGAGGATTGCGGATTATCAGTCGAAACTCAGCAAAAGCGGGGCTAAAAAGAGCAGGAAACTCAAAAGAATGCATGAAAAGGCCAAACTTCAGGCGAAGCACTACATTAACACGGTGGTAAGACAAACAGTTAGGAGGCTTTACGATTTGGGTGTTTCTAAAATCGTCGTTGGTTACCCAAAGGGAATAGCAAGAAACTCTGAGAAGAGAAGGAAGCAAAATTTTCTCCTCTCTCACGTCTGGCGGTTTAATTATGTTATCAAACGTCTTAAGGAAGTTGCCGAAGAGTATGGTATCCTTGTTGAGGTCGTTGATGAGGCTTTCACTTCTAAAACCTGCCCCGTTTGCGGGAAGCCTCATAAAGGGGCGAGATTTGTTCGTGGTCTTTATTCGTGTCCCACAACGGGGCTTGTGTTTAATGCCGACTTGGTTGGGGCATTTAATATTTTGAAGAAGGTAAAAACGATAACCCCGAGCCTTGAGGGTTTGAGAGCCTTCCGGGTGAGGGGTAATGGGGGGAAGGCTCTCCCCGAGGGGTTGAAAACCCACTTTTTAGTGGGTTTGAATGAAGCCCCCCAAACCTCCCTGTCACTGGCGAG
- the cgi121 gene encoding KEOPS complex subunit Cgi121, which yields MRKILDRLHIAKVRVDNAEELIPKLGGDFQIVNVECWEAAAFAALLALRSFERGTNHARTVGGELLLRLAGTLQIKDAIAQHGIRNGENYLVVFGGRERAGSILQELGLKELPMNDCDKEKVKTFFEKAALVEVL from the coding sequence ATGAGAAAAATACTAGATCGCCTTCACATCGCAAAGGTCCGTGTAGACAATGCCGAGGAGCTCATCCCAAAGCTGGGTGGGGACTTTCAGATAGTGAACGTTGAATGTTGGGAGGCCGCAGCATTTGCAGCACTCTTAGCCCTTCGTTCATTTGAGAGGGGAACAAACCACGCGAGAACCGTGGGCGGCGAGCTGCTTCTCCGTCTTGCCGGGACACTTCAGATAAAGGATGCAATAGCCCAACATGGAATAAGAAATGGAGAGAACTACCTGGTTGTCTTTGGGGGCCGTGAGCGGGCAGGATCAATACTCCAGGAACTAGGTCTCAAGGAGTTACCAATGAACGATTGTGATAAGGAAAAAGTGAAAACTTTTTTTGAAAAGGCTGCCCTCGTTGAAGTTTTATAG
- a CDS encoding diphthine--ammonia ligase, translated as MRVAVLYSGGKDSNYALYWALKQGFEVKYLVSMVSESDESYMYHVPNIHLTELQAKAIGIPLIKGFTSGEKEKEVEDMKAVLEGLKVDGIVAGALASEYQKKRVDRVAEELGLESFAPAWHRDPVDYMRELINIFDIVMVGVSAYGLDQKWLGRRIDEKALEELIKIHEKYSIHVAGEGGEFETFVRDAPFFKARIVFDEVEKRWDECSYSGVLEVKRAHLEPKE; from the coding sequence ATGCGCGTTGCAGTGCTCTACTCCGGCGGTAAGGATTCGAACTATGCCCTATACTGGGCTCTGAAGCAGGGCTTTGAGGTCAAATATCTTGTCAGCATGGTTAGCGAGAGCGACGAGAGCTACATGTACCACGTGCCGAACATTCACCTGACCGAGCTTCAGGCCAAAGCGATTGGAATACCCCTCATTAAGGGCTTCACCAGCGGCGAGAAGGAGAAGGAAGTCGAAGACATGAAGGCCGTCCTTGAGGGGCTGAAGGTAGACGGCATCGTTGCTGGAGCTTTAGCGAGCGAGTACCAGAAGAAGAGGGTTGATAGGGTTGCAGAAGAGCTCGGACTTGAGAGCTTCGCTCCCGCCTGGCATCGCGATCCGGTTGACTACATGCGCGAGCTGATAAACATCTTTGACATCGTGATGGTCGGCGTTTCCGCTTACGGCCTCGACCAGAAGTGGCTCGGAAGGAGGATAGACGAGAAAGCTTTAGAAGAGCTTATCAAAATTCACGAAAAGTACAGCATTCACGTCGCTGGCGAGGGTGGCGAGTTTGAGACCTTCGTTCGCGATGCGCCCTTCTTCAAAGCCAGGATAGTCTTCGATGAGGTAGAAAAGCGGTGGGACGAGTGCAGCTATTCCGGCGTTCTTGAGGTTAAGAGGGCGCATCTGGAGCCAAAAGAGTGA
- the pyrF gene encoding orotidine-5'-phosphate decarboxylase produces MTSHKERKLILALDVYEQDRALEIAKCTADYLWAIKVNWPLIIGSGLRIITELKQVTGLPIIADLKLADIPNTNRLIASRVFEAGADYVIAHGFVGKDSVKATMDLGKTIIVVEMSHLGAKEFIQPAADKLIKMANELEPFGVIAPATRPKRVAYIRERLKKEVKILTPGVGAQGGKAWEVLKAGADYIIVGRSIYASENPRESARKLHDEIMGV; encoded by the coding sequence ATGACATCCCACAAAGAGCGCAAGCTTATACTGGCGTTAGATGTCTACGAACAAGACAGGGCGTTGGAGATAGCCAAATGCACAGCTGATTATCTCTGGGCTATCAAGGTAAACTGGCCGCTTATAATCGGCTCGGGTTTGAGAATCATCACGGAGCTGAAGCAGGTTACGGGTCTCCCCATAATAGCGGACTTAAAGCTGGCGGACATTCCAAACACGAACAGGCTCATAGCAAGCAGAGTTTTCGAAGCGGGGGCAGATTACGTAATTGCTCATGGTTTTGTTGGCAAAGACAGCGTTAAGGCCACCATGGATCTCGGGAAGACGATAATCGTCGTCGAGATGAGTCACCTAGGGGCAAAAGAGTTCATTCAGCCTGCAGCAGACAAGCTCATCAAGATGGCAAACGAGCTCGAGCCTTTCGGTGTTATCGCCCCAGCAACGAGGCCCAAGCGCGTCGCTTACATCCGTGAGAGGCTCAAAAAGGAGGTTAAAATCCTGACCCCCGGTGTCGGGGCACAGGGAGGAAAGGCTTGGGAAGTTTTAAAGGCCGGCGCCGACTACATCATCGTCGGGAGGAGCATCTACGCAAGTGAGAACCCAAGGGAGAGTGCGAGAAAGCTCCACGATGAAATAATGGGGGTGTGA
- a CDS encoding bifunctional L-myo-inositol-1-phosphate cytidylyltransferase/CDP-L-myo-inositol myo-inositolphosphotransferase: MVPTTAVILAAGLGTRIGGRPKGLLKVAGREILYRTMKLLSNEGVKRFVIVTNEHYVELYREFIEKHGFNAEFVTNPTPKRGNGYSLHLARGRVSGRFVLVMSDHVYSEAFVRGAVKGKGLIADRKPEWADVEEATKVKVENGKVTRIGKDLPRWDAVDTGFFVLEEDIFEVTSSLVMEKDSFELREVVERAKLKVTFVDGLPWIDVDTPEDVKRARRMLIKSAVKETGDGFISRHLNRKISTEMSILLIEYVSPNLMTVVTFLFGLLSALLNLWNPAVAGILYQLSSILDGMDGELARARLQTSRFGGYVDSLLDRYVDGAFLALLAYSTLSEPVWWLVALLALLGSVMVSYSTERFKAAYCKDAYRAVPTLRYLPGKRDERIFLTMILLLPGQVKALFALLAVLTNLRVALTLYLVKKNLPRI; encoded by the coding sequence ATGGTTCCAACTACGGCAGTGATTCTGGCAGCTGGCCTCGGGACAAGGATCGGCGGAAGGCCCAAAGGACTGCTCAAGGTAGCAGGAAGAGAAATACTCTACCGCACCATGAAGCTTCTGAGCAATGAGGGAGTCAAGAGGTTTGTTATAGTCACCAACGAGCACTATGTCGAGCTTTACAGAGAGTTCATCGAAAAACACGGCTTCAATGCAGAGTTCGTGACAAACCCCACCCCGAAGCGAGGAAACGGCTACTCCCTTCATCTCGCGAGGGGAAGGGTTAGTGGAAGGTTTGTCCTCGTAATGAGCGACCACGTATATTCGGAAGCCTTCGTCAGGGGAGCAGTGAAGGGTAAAGGACTCATAGCGGATAGGAAACCAGAATGGGCCGACGTTGAAGAGGCCACCAAGGTAAAGGTCGAGAACGGAAAAGTGACGAGAATCGGGAAGGATCTCCCGAGGTGGGATGCCGTAGATACCGGTTTCTTCGTCCTCGAGGAGGATATCTTTGAAGTCACATCCTCACTAGTCATGGAGAAGGACAGCTTTGAGCTTAGGGAGGTTGTTGAAAGGGCAAAGCTGAAAGTTACCTTCGTTGACGGCCTTCCATGGATCGATGTGGACACTCCAGAGGACGTCAAGCGCGCCAGGAGGATGCTTATTAAGAGCGCTGTTAAAGAAACTGGCGATGGTTTCATCAGCAGGCATCTGAACAGGAAGATTTCAACCGAGATGAGCATACTGCTGATCGAGTACGTCAGCCCAAACTTAATGACCGTCGTTACGTTCCTCTTTGGCCTGCTCTCGGCACTGCTAAACCTCTGGAATCCAGCGGTAGCTGGAATTCTGTACCAGCTCAGTTCAATCCTTGACGGGATGGACGGTGAACTGGCTCGAGCGAGACTGCAGACAAGCCGCTTTGGGGGCTATGTTGATTCCCTCCTCGACCGCTACGTGGATGGAGCATTTTTGGCCCTACTCGCATACTCAACGCTAAGCGAACCAGTCTGGTGGCTCGTAGCTCTGTTGGCCTTGTTAGGCTCAGTGATGGTGAGCTACTCCACAGAGCGCTTTAAAGCGGCCTACTGCAAGGATGCTTACAGAGCCGTTCCAACGCTTCGATATCTGCCGGGCAAGAGAGATGAGAGGATATTTTTAACGATGATCCTGCTCCTTCCCGGCCAGGTTAAGGCTCTCTTTGCTCTCCTGGCAGTTTTGACGAACCTCCGGGTTGCACTTACCCTCTACCTCGTTAAGAAAAACCTCCCAAGAATTTAA
- a CDS encoding DUF4443 domain-containing protein — protein MSWKRGAYPEFTLEDVIAVLFMLRNPAGRKTISEVLDLGEGSVRTLLKKLAGLEVIESTQRGHSLNDKGLKLLERISKSFSEVQKIGKVEDYPAYALIVKDPPEFKSIELRDEAIRFFAKGAMILVVKKGEPVFPEDSRPLSDTMPELAEKLKKAFQLEESDLIVVTWAEKEPEAMKSAYHVALFLKGEELPEDIQCLVR, from the coding sequence ATGAGCTGGAAGAGGGGAGCCTATCCAGAGTTCACGCTCGAGGATGTCATTGCGGTTCTGTTTATGCTGAGAAATCCAGCGGGTAGAAAAACTATCTCGGAGGTTCTCGACCTCGGTGAGGGGAGTGTTAGAACTCTCTTGAAGAAGCTTGCCGGTCTCGAAGTCATTGAGTCGACTCAGAGAGGGCACTCACTAAATGATAAGGGCCTGAAACTCCTCGAAAGAATCTCCAAGAGCTTCTCAGAAGTTCAAAAAATAGGGAAAGTTGAAGATTATCCAGCCTATGCTCTTATCGTGAAGGATCCGCCAGAGTTCAAAAGTATAGAGCTCCGCGACGAGGCAATAAGGTTCTTCGCGAAGGGAGCGATGATACTCGTCGTTAAGAAGGGTGAGCCAGTCTTTCCAGAGGATAGTAGGCCACTTAGTGACACAATGCCTGAACTGGCAGAAAAGCTCAAGAAGGCATTTCAACTGGAAGAGAGCGATCTTATCGTGGTTACCTGGGCTGAGAAGGAGCCCGAGGCCATGAAGAGCGCCTATCATGTAGCCTTGTTCTTGAAAGGGGAGGAGCTTCCAGAGGACATCCAGTGCCTTGTGAGGTGA
- a CDS encoding RNA-binding protein — translation MELKVKHPLSKKEVKEIIREMSEIFGEEVAQKLIKKKDRVELAEFDKTTEIIIVNGKPTFIRRKDLIFPLVIALYELSNEEDLRTWKRRVVVDAGAVPFILKGADVMAAGITDADEGIKEGDFVFVVEEDYGRPLAIGIALMSGKDMKEKPKGKAVKVIHHAKDRIWELTVG, via the coding sequence ATGGAGCTGAAAGTCAAGCACCCGCTCAGCAAGAAGGAGGTAAAAGAGATAATTCGTGAGATGAGCGAGATCTTTGGAGAAGAGGTCGCCCAAAAGCTAATCAAGAAAAAGGACAGAGTCGAGCTAGCCGAGTTCGACAAGACTACCGAGATAATCATCGTGAACGGGAAGCCGACATTCATAAGGCGGAAGGACCTAATCTTCCCGCTCGTTATAGCGCTCTACGAACTGTCCAATGAGGAAGACCTGAGAACCTGGAAGCGCAGGGTTGTCGTCGATGCCGGGGCGGTGCCCTTCATTCTTAAGGGCGCCGATGTAATGGCGGCTGGAATAACCGACGCCGATGAGGGAATTAAAGAAGGTGATTTCGTCTTCGTCGTCGAGGAGGACTACGGCAGACCTCTCGCAATTGGGATAGCCCTAATGAGCGGAAAGGATATGAAGGAGAAGCCCAAAGGCAAAGCCGTCAAGGTCATACACCACGCAAAGGACAGGATATGGGAGCTAACGGTGGGATGA
- a CDS encoding ribbon-helix-helix domain-containing protein, whose translation MSKMRIISVQLPRGLINAMDQLVRKGVYPNRSEIIREAIRELLKKELYQFEAEERSTPDYIMK comes from the coding sequence ATGAGCAAGATGCGTATCATCAGTGTACAGCTCCCCCGGGGACTGATTAACGCCATGGATCAACTCGTTAGGAAGGGAGTCTATCCTAACAGAAGCGAGATTATCAGAGAAGCCATTCGTGAGCTCCTGAAGAAGGAACTCTATCAGTTTGAGGCTGAGGAACGCTCAACGCCCGACTACATCATGAAATAA
- the ftsZ gene encoding cell division protein FtsZ: MVFKLLEQAGIKLDLDDEPKTAKLDGFSEDNLDDLIRIVIVGVGGSGNNTITRLYELGVQGAELIAMNTDAQHLARTKAHKKLLLGREITHGKGSGGNPEIGYRAAEASAHEIAETIGDADLVFITAGMGNGTGTGAAPVVAKVIKERARHNGRFREPLVVSVVTFPFRNEGKIRIEKARAGIKALMYYSDTVIIIENDKLLKLVPKLPINAAFRFADEIIARMVKGITETIKLPSMVNIDFADVYSVMHNGGAALIGIGESDSSNRAVDAVKNALENKMLEVEFGSGDKALVHFTVGPDVSLGEINAAMDIVYEKLGEKSEIKWGARIDEDMGKVVRAMVIMTGVKSPHILGGEHALQMGSSFKENLIAPEPIKPFKSDGDGADKIWRAISGNKKNKKELPPYAKRVLDDFIDFT; this comes from the coding sequence ATGGTATTTAAGCTCTTGGAACAGGCCGGAATTAAACTCGATTTGGACGACGAGCCGAAGACGGCAAAGCTAGATGGATTTTCAGAGGATAATTTAGACGACCTGATAAGGATTGTAATAGTTGGCGTTGGCGGTTCTGGAAACAACACCATAACTAGACTCTACGAACTTGGTGTCCAGGGTGCTGAGCTGATAGCCATGAACACCGATGCTCAGCACCTTGCTAGGACGAAGGCTCATAAGAAGCTTCTCCTTGGTAGAGAGATAACTCACGGCAAGGGTTCCGGCGGGAACCCTGAGATAGGCTACCGGGCAGCCGAGGCGAGCGCCCACGAGATTGCCGAGACCATAGGTGACGCTGATTTGGTTTTCATAACAGCAGGTATGGGCAATGGCACAGGTACGGGCGCCGCTCCAGTCGTCGCTAAAGTTATCAAGGAGCGCGCTAGGCACAACGGTCGCTTTAGGGAGCCGCTCGTTGTTAGCGTTGTCACGTTTCCGTTTAGGAACGAGGGTAAGATAAGGATAGAGAAAGCCAGGGCGGGTATAAAAGCCCTCATGTACTACTCGGACACCGTCATAATTATCGAGAACGACAAGCTCCTCAAGCTCGTTCCGAAGCTGCCCATCAATGCCGCCTTCCGCTTTGCGGATGAGATAATAGCAAGGATGGTCAAAGGCATCACCGAGACCATAAAGCTGCCCTCTATGGTTAACATTGACTTCGCCGACGTTTACAGCGTCATGCACAACGGTGGAGCTGCCCTCATCGGGATAGGTGAGAGTGACTCCAGCAACAGGGCAGTGGATGCCGTCAAGAACGCCCTTGAGAACAAGATGCTTGAAGTTGAGTTTGGCAGCGGTGATAAGGCTCTGGTTCACTTCACCGTTGGTCCGGACGTCAGCCTGGGCGAGATAAACGCCGCTATGGACATTGTCTATGAGAAGCTCGGTGAAAAGTCGGAGATAAAGTGGGGCGCTAGGATAGACGAGGACATGGGTAAAGTCGTTCGTGCGATGGTAATCATGACCGGAGTTAAATCACCGCACATACTTGGCGGGGAGCACGCCCTCCAGATGGGCTCATCATTCAAGGAGAACCTGATAGCCCCAGAGCCGATAAAGCCCTTCAAGTCGGATGGCGATGGAGCGGACAAAATCTGGAGGGCTATCTCAGGGAACAAGAAGAACAAAAAGGAGCTTCCCCCCTACGCGAAGAGGGTTCTCGACGACTTTATCGACTTTACCTGA
- a CDS encoding pyridoxal phosphate-dependent aminotransferase, translated as MRYKKRKYFLAGRINLIQRSKIRELFEKARKMEDVISLGIGEPDFDTPDVVKDAAKRAIDEGYTHYTPNAGIPEFREAIAEYYKTHYKVDVSPDDIIVTAGAYEATYLAFQTLLEGDDDVIIPDPAFVCYVEDAKIAEAGIIRIPLREENEFQIDPDELVEAITKRTRMLVINYPNNPTGAVLKKKTVKAIADIAEDYNLYILSDEPYEHFLYEGAKHYPMIKYAPDNTILANSFSKTFAMTGWRLGFAIAPTQVIRDMIKLHAYVVGNVTSFVQIAGITALRDKRSWEAVERMRQTYAERRRLVLKYLNKMPHITPFRPKGAFYIWAKIDPELDMSSEDFAEWLLENARVVVIPGTAFGKAGEGWIRISYATKKSQLLEALERMNEALSKL; from the coding sequence ATGAGATATAAAAAGCGCAAGTACTTCCTTGCAGGGCGTATAAACCTCATCCAGCGCTCAAAAATCAGAGAACTTTTTGAGAAAGCCAGAAAAATGGAGGATGTCATTTCCCTTGGAATAGGGGAGCCCGATTTCGACACGCCCGATGTCGTTAAGGATGCTGCGAAGAGAGCCATTGACGAAGGTTACACCCACTACACACCCAACGCAGGCATTCCAGAGTTCAGGGAGGCCATAGCTGAGTACTACAAGACCCACTACAAGGTTGACGTTTCTCCCGACGATATAATCGTTACCGCTGGCGCTTATGAAGCAACTTACCTCGCCTTCCAGACGCTTCTCGAAGGGGATGACGACGTTATAATCCCCGATCCTGCTTTTGTCTGCTATGTTGAAGATGCCAAAATCGCCGAGGCGGGGATAATAAGAATCCCCCTCCGCGAGGAGAACGAGTTCCAGATTGATCCTGATGAACTTGTCGAGGCTATAACCAAACGTACCAGGATGTTAGTTATCAACTACCCCAACAACCCCACAGGTGCAGTCCTCAAGAAGAAAACCGTGAAAGCCATAGCTGATATAGCCGAGGACTACAACCTTTACATCCTTAGCGACGAACCTTATGAGCACTTCCTCTATGAGGGGGCCAAACACTACCCCATGATCAAGTACGCCCCTGACAACACAATCCTCGCGAACAGCTTCTCGAAGACTTTCGCCATGACCGGCTGGCGTTTGGGCTTTGCCATAGCGCCGACCCAGGTAATCAGGGATATGATAAAGCTCCACGCCTATGTCGTTGGAAACGTTACCTCCTTCGTTCAGATAGCGGGAATAACGGCCCTGAGAGACAAGCGCAGCTGGGAAGCAGTTGAAAGGATGCGCCAGACCTACGCCGAAAGGAGAAGGCTCGTTCTTAAGTACCTCAACAAGATGCCCCACATAACGCCGTTCAGACCGAAGGGCGCCTTCTATATCTGGGCCAAAATTGACCCAGAGCTCGATATGAGCAGCGAGGACTTTGCCGAGTGGCTGCTCGAGAACGCGAGGGTTGTCGTTATTCCAGGAACCGCCTTCGGCAAGGCCGGTGAGGGATGGATAAGGATAAGCTACGCCACTAAGAAGAGTCAGCTCCTAGAGGCGCTGGAAAGAATGAATGAGGCACTATCAAAGCTCTAA
- a CDS encoding ParA family protein — translation MTVVISVANQKGGVGKTTITMNLGHALASMGKRVLLVDIDPQFNLTFGLIGMDVLEYGENNVGTLMTRESSVEETIVEVRENLHLIPSHLNLSAKEIEIINAYNRERRLEKALTPILPDYDYVLIDNPPSMGIFLVNSLTASDYVLIPLELSYFGVIGMQLMFNLMRMIREETNENLKLLGLVPNKFTRQTKVPKMRLRELKETYPDAPILTTIPKAIALEKAQSQGLSIFEFEGDGRAAKALLKLAREVVEIVEG, via the coding sequence ATGACAGTGGTGATTAGCGTAGCCAACCAAAAGGGTGGAGTTGGAAAAACGACGATCACTATGAACCTCGGTCACGCGCTGGCCTCGATGGGCAAGCGCGTTCTTCTCGTGGACATCGACCCTCAGTTCAACCTCACCTTCGGCCTGATCGGCATGGATGTGCTCGAATACGGGGAAAACAACGTCGGAACGCTGATGACGAGAGAGAGCAGTGTCGAAGAAACCATCGTCGAGGTCAGGGAGAATCTCCACCTGATACCGAGCCACCTCAACCTCTCGGCCAAGGAAATAGAGATAATCAACGCCTACAACCGCGAGAGGAGACTTGAAAAGGCTTTAACCCCTATACTGCCCGACTACGACTACGTGCTAATAGACAACCCGCCGAGCATGGGAATCTTCTTGGTTAACTCACTCACGGCGTCAGATTACGTTCTAATCCCACTCGAGCTCAGCTACTTCGGTGTCATCGGAATGCAGCTCATGTTCAACCTGATGCGCATGATAAGGGAAGAGACCAACGAGAACCTCAAGCTGCTTGGTTTAGTTCCCAACAAGTTCACGCGCCAGACTAAGGTTCCCAAGATGCGCCTCAGGGAGCTGAAGGAAACCTATCCAGATGCGCCGATTCTGACGACGATCCCAAAGGCCATAGCACTCGAGAAGGCCCAGAGCCAGGGGCTGAGCATATTCGAGTTTGAGGGTGACGGACGGGCCGCAAAGGCCCTCTTAAAGCTCGCCAGAGAGGTGGTTGAGATTGTCGAAGGATAA